The Macaca nemestrina isolate mMacNem1 chromosome 17, mMacNem.hap1, whole genome shotgun sequence genome contains the following window.
tgcagtgagccgagatcgcgccactgcactccagcctgggcaacagcatgagactccgtctcaaaaaaaaaaaatgagggcatTCCACAAGAGAACCAGAAGATAAAAAAGAgatatctgggaaaaaaaaagttctgctaCCTTTGCTGGTCTACCTTTCCTgagctgttatttttttctgtagttggTACTCCATGActtaattttttactttctttaagcTGTTCTACAGGCAGGAACCAAGTCTCATGTCCtctgctttctcattttttatccAGAGTGATAAACTTTAGGTGCCACACTCAGGAAATATGTGATAATGGTGATAACTAACATTTATGAGGCATAcactatgtgtcaagcactgtgctgAGTGCTTAGAGGTTGGCATCTCATTTCACCAATGAAGCAACTGAGTCTTAGAGATCATTTATCATTTAGCTGACCTTGGGCAACAAGTCGCAAAGCCAAGCTTGGAGGTCAGGCTGTCAGACACCAAAGTCTGTGCTCTCAATCATTGCTATCTCTCAGTAATATTCTTTCACTAATATTTAGGATATTCATGAAAATTGAGAAAACAGAGCCAAAAAGATCAGAGGATGAACTTTGTGATCCTCTGGGGGGAAGGAGCAATATTATATTGTGTCATGTTTTCCCTTTGCAGGCTGGTTTACCATGACTTCTTCAGAGACCCTCTCAACTGGTCAAAAACTGAGGAGGCCCTTCCTGGGGAGCCGCTGGGAGCCTTGAGAGCCATATGCAAGAGGACAGATCCTGGTCCTGTCACCATTGCTCTCGATTCACTCAGCTGGCTGCTGCTTCACCTTCCCTGCACCACACTCTGCCAGGCCCTGCATGCTGTGAGCCATCAGGACTCCTGTCCTGGTGAGACCCCTCCTTCATTATTTCCCCTCATATATCTCCCTCTGCCAAGGAGTGTGCCCCTTTTCCTTTCTACCCTAGAAGAAACATCTGGGTTCTCCAGTCagaccttttttcatttttttgaactttttgtctggttttttttttttaacttccccTTAATGCCATCTaccatttgctttttttcctccaagttatttttttactcatttgtttcactcattcatttatttaacaaatcaatagtaaatacatataatatgtcAGGTACAATTCTAGATAATGGCAAAATACAGACTGACTGTAGCTGGGTCCTTGCCTTCCAGGAGCTCGAAGTCCCATAAAAGATGGAGATAAGTAAACAGGCAGTTACACGATGGTCTGATAAAGGCCATGATAATATAGGACATGCACAGGGTACCTTAAAGAAGGGCcctctcggctgggcgcggtggctcacacctgtaatcccagcactttgggaggccgaggtgggcagatcacaaggtcaggagatcaagaccatcctggctaacacggtgcaaccccatctctactaaaaatacaaaaaaaattagctgggcctggtggcgggcgactgtagtcccagctacttaggaggctgaggcaggagaatggcatgaacctgggaggcggaactttcagtgagccgagatcgcgccactgcactccagcctgggtgataaagcgagAGTCCGTGTCAAAAAATAAAGGCACTTTTGAAGAGCAAGCGGTCAGCCAGGCAGATTTGGCCGGGCAGGGGCACTGGGACTAGCCCTGAAGTGCACTGTGGGTACTCGAATGGACTTAGGAATCAGACGCCCAGCTTTGTATTAAGGTGCTTGACTTTCACTTGCTTCACTTTCCGCTGTATATGGGGGAAGGTACAAGGGAAGTATTAGGATAAACCACTATATTGCCATTTCTTAGatcaaaaattgttaaatattggctgggcacggtggctcacacctgtaatcccagcactttgggaggccaaggtaggtggatcagctgaggtcaggagttggagaccagcctggccaacatggtaaaaccctgtctctactaaaaatacaaaaaattagctgggtgtggtggcgcacttttgtaatcccagctactcgggaggctgaggcaggagaatcacttgaacccaggaggcagaggttgcagtgacctgagatcacaccactgtacttcagcctgggtgacagagaaatacttcatctcaaaaaataaaaactaaaaacagtccaggcgtggtggctcacgcctgtaatcccagcactttgggaggccgagacaggtggatcatgaggtcaggagttcaagacaagcctggccaagatgctgaaaccccatctctactaaaaatacaaaaattcgccaggcgtggtggcacacgcctgtagtccagctactcgggagactgaggcagaattgctgaacccgggtggcagaggttgcagtgagccaagattgcgccactgcactctagcctgggtgacagcaagactccgtctcaaaaaaaaaagaaaaaaattgttaaatgtcAGTGATTTCATACGGTTTAACCTAAAAATGCTGACCTTTGTAAGGATTCAAACATTGTGTTAAAGCgtttagcatagtgcctgacacTCTCTAAAGGCACTGACTGAGATCTTGGGAAGTTCCAGAAACTACAAGTACTTCCGTGTGTAAGAGATGAGGCTAGAAAGTAAGTGGACACCACCTGCTAGAAGTGTTCATTCCCTCCTGAAGGCGGAGGAGCTGCTGAAGGATAGAAGTTAGAGCGGTGCCTTGATCAGCTTTACACGGGGATGATAGAGGAGATTAAGGTGTGGGCTGGAGGAGGCTCAGAGCACAGTAGTGAGATTGGCCAAGGGAAGTCAGGATTTTGGCAGCACTGTGATGGAATTGTGGggctctctccttttctcttcactGTTTGCTCCCAGGCCACCAACCTGAATGCTCCCTACTATCCTACATGTCTTGTCCGTCTCTAGGTGACAGCTCCCCGGTGGGAAAAGTGAGTGTGCTGGGCTTGCTACATGAAGAGCTTCACGGACCAGGCCCTGTGGGAGCTCTCAGCAGCCTTGCGCAGACTGAGGTGACCCTGGGCGGTACAAAGGGCCAGGCCTCGGCCCACATCCTGTGTCGGAGGCCCCGACAGCGCCCAACTGACCAGGTCAGAAGAACCAACAGGGAAGGACTGGAAATTGGGGGCAGAGAAAGGAGTGGCACGATGGGAAGAACAATGAAAATGCTGATATTTCAAGGagactttaaaaacaaacttttaggggccgggcgcggtggctcaagcctgtaatcccagcactttgggaggccgagacgggcggatcacgaggtcaggagattgagaccatcctgactgacacggtgaaaccccgtctctactaaaaaatacaaaaaaaactagccgggcgaggtggcgggcgcctgtagtcccagctactcgggaggctgaggcaggagaatggcgtaaacccgggaggcagagcttgcagtgagctgagatctggccactgcactccagcctgggggacagagcgagactccgtctcaaaaaaaaacaaaaaacaaaaaacaaactttttttagagatggggtttcactgtgttggtcagggtggtctcaaactcctgggctcaagtgatcctcccacctcagcctccaaagtgctaggattacagatgtgagtgaGTGTGCCCGGCCCTCAGGgagaccttttttaaaaaaaagctgatTGGGTATCTCTCTGTGTTTTCCATCacttacctcatttaatcttctcagcTATGGTGTAAGGTAGATTGTTTTATTATCACAGTTCTTCAGGTGGGAAAGCCAGTACagggagggtttttttttccttgtttcttttctttttttttttttggacaaggtctcactctgtggcccgggctggtgtgctgtagtgcaatcatagctcacggcagctttgacctcccatgctcaagtgatcctcctgcctcagcctctggtgtagctggagctgggaacacaggcacgtAGCACCACAGCCAGCCAGCTTGTTAGTTTTTTATATAGGTGggatctcaccctgttgcccaggctggtcttgaattactggggtcaagccatcctctggccttggtctcccaaagtgctgggattacaggtgtgagccacggcacgcGGCCCAGGGAGGTTTAAATTTAAGTCACTTACCAAGATTATAAAGTGTAAGTGGggcccaggcaaggtggctcatgcccgtaatcccagcactttggggggccaaggtaggcagattgcgtgaggtcaggagtttgagaccaatctggccaacatggtgaaatcccatctatactaaaaatacaaaaattagccgggcatggtgcgcacacctgtagtcccagctactctggaggctaaggcaagagaatcgcttgaacccgggaggcagaggctgcagtgagccaagatcatgccgctgcactccagcctgggcaacagagtgagactcctcaaaaaaaaaaaaaaaaaaaaaaaaatgtaagtggggctgggcaaggtggctcacgcctgtaatcccagcactttgggaagcagaggtgggcagatcacctgaggtcaggagttcaagaccaacctggccaacatgatgaaaccccgtctctactaaaaatacaaaaattggccgggcgcggtggctcaagcctgtaatcccagcactttgggaggccgaggcgggcggatcacaaggtcaggagatcgagaccacagtgaaaccccatctctactaaaaatacaaaaaattagccgggcgcggtggcgggcgcctgtagtcccagctactcaggaggctgaggcaggagaatggcgggaacccgggaggcggagcttgcagtgagccgagatcgcgccactgcactccagcctgggtaacagcgtgagactccgtctcaaaaaaaaaaaatacaaaaattagctgggcatagtggtgggtgcctgtagtcccagctactcgggaggctgaggcgggagaatcacttgaacctgggaggcggaggtggaggtgagccaggaacatgccactgcactccagcctaggcaacagagtgagactctgtctcaaaaaaagagtaagtggggctgctctgcctaagGAGTAGCcatccttttattcctttacttccttaataaacttgctttcacttttgaaaataaaatagaggctgggcacagtggcttacacctgtaatccccacattttgggaggccgaggtgggcagatcacctgagattagtggttcgagaccagcctggccaacacagagaaaccccatctctactaaaaattcaaaagttagctgggcgtggtagtacgcgcctgtaatcccagctactcgagaggctgaggcaggagaatcacttgaacctgggaggtggaggttgcagtgagccaagatcacgccactgtactccagcctgggcaacaaagccagaccctgtctcaaaaaaaaattaaaagttgaggGCAGGGGCTGAAAGCAGTGAAATAGGTGATTGGGGGCTGAGGATGTGAGGTCCTAGAGTCTCTCTAGTTTCTTCAGTAAGATGAAaaaaactcttcttttttctctccagaCTCAGTGGTTCTCCATACTTCCAGACTTCAGCCTGGATCTCCAAGAGGGACCCTCTGTAGAGTCCCAGCCCTGCTCCGATCCTCATATACCCCCGGTATCTAAGAATGCCAGGGCCAGAACAAGGAAATGTAGTTTAGGGTCTGGTCAAAGGGGAGAGAATAAAAGCTGcagaggttgggggtggggtcaGGGATTCTAGGGATGGGGCAGAGTGGCAGCATCCTTTGTACCTACAGGTGGATCCCACAACTCATTTGACCTTTAACCTTCACCTGtccaagaaagagagagaagccagAGATAGCCTGATCCTGCCCTTCCAGTTCAGCTCTGAAAAGTAAGGTCGGGACCTGGGTACGTGGATCCCTGAGTAGAGCCCAGCATCTGGGCCACGGAGAGGTGGGGCAACAGCAGGTTATTGATTAACCTGACTTTATAGGGGCTGAAGTCCACCTCCAGAGACAAGTCCAAGTTCTTGATCCACCCATTCCCCCTACAATGGCCGAGGGCCTTTatgtctcttttctctcccttagACCCT
Protein-coding sequences here:
- the LOC105473290 gene encoding elongator complex protein 5; its protein translation is MLDSLLSLGGLVLLRDSVEWEGRSLLKALVKKSALCGEQVHILGCEVSEEEFREGFDSDINNRLVYHDFFRDPLNWSKTEEALPGEPLGALRAICKRTDPGPVTIALDSLSWLLLHLPCTTLCQALHAVSHQDSCPGDSSPVGKVSVLGLLHEELHGPGPVGALSSLAQTEVTLGGTKGQASAHILCRRPRQRPTDQTQWFSILPDFSLDLQEGPSVESQPCSDPHIPPVDPTTHLTFNLHLSKKEREARDSLILPFQFSSEKQQALLRPRPGQATSHIFYEPDAYDDLDQEDPDDDLDI